A genomic window from Massilia sp. METH4 includes:
- a CDS encoding alpha/beta hydrolase, whose protein sequence is MSVRDRNNVTVAGSGAATMVFAHGFGCDQTMWRFMAPAFGERFRTISYDLVGSGKSDLSAYDRARYGTLHGHADDLLEIIEEFGTGPVVFVGHSVSTMIGLLATIKAPERFVAQVMVGPSPCYINDGDYVGGFSREDIDELLDTMDANYLGWSSNMAPAIMGAPTQPELAEELTSSFCRNDPEIARHFARVTFLSDHRADVPCSNVPALILQCSDDLVAPMEVGHYLHRHLPASTLHVIDNVGHCPHMSAPAASSRAIEAFLAQTLR, encoded by the coding sequence ATGTCCGTCAGAGACCGCAACAATGTCACGGTGGCCGGTAGCGGCGCCGCGACCATGGTGTTCGCGCACGGGTTCGGCTGCGACCAGACCATGTGGCGCTTCATGGCCCCCGCGTTCGGCGAGCGTTTTCGCACGATTTCGTATGACCTCGTCGGCAGCGGCAAGTCCGACCTGTCCGCCTACGACCGCGCCAGGTACGGTACTCTCCACGGCCATGCCGACGACCTGTTGGAAATCATCGAGGAGTTCGGTACCGGCCCGGTCGTCTTCGTCGGCCATTCCGTCAGCACGATGATCGGCCTGCTGGCGACGATCAAGGCGCCGGAACGGTTCGTCGCGCAGGTGATGGTGGGGCCCTCGCCGTGCTACATCAACGACGGCGACTATGTCGGAGGCTTCAGCCGGGAAGACATCGACGAGCTGCTGGACACCATGGATGCGAACTACCTGGGCTGGTCGAGCAATATGGCGCCGGCCATCATGGGCGCGCCCACGCAGCCGGAACTGGCCGAGGAACTGACCAGCAGCTTCTGCCGCAACGATCCGGAGATCGCCAGGCACTTCGCGCGGGTCACTTTCCTCTCCGACCACCGGGCCGACGTGCCCTGCTCGAACGTGCCCGCGCTGATCCTGCAATGCAGCGACGACCTGGTGGCGCCGATGGAAGTGGGGCATTACCTGCACCGCCACCTGCCCGCCAGTACGCTGCACGTGATCGACAACGTCGGCCATTGCCCGCACATGAGCGCGCCGGCTGCAAGCTCGCGCGCCATCGAGGCGTTCCTCGCGCAGACCTTGCGCTGA
- a CDS encoding ATP-binding protein, with protein MSLTSEGLLDLHDLCNNATVAMFVMDHRQQCVYMNPAAVALTGYTLAEVQGAPLHDFVHHTRPDGSPYPLAECPIDRAAPANMQERGEEVFVHKNGTLYPVTFTASPIHRNGRVVGTVIEVQDARVAIAQEREREALHRIGLLILQELDHEKIVQAVTDTATALTGAQFGAFFYNVRNEAGESYTLYTISGVPREHFARFPLPRNTHLFGSTFRGEGTIRSDDIRLDPRYGKMAPYHGMPEGHLPVRSYLAVPVKLGDGEVIGGLFFGHAEPGVFREEHERLVETLAAQAAVGLNKASLYQEALFARRRAEQEAAEKHRLYEEAARANEAKDQFLATVSHELRTPLTSILGWAHMLTSGKLDASMTRRAIETIERNARAQAQIVEDLLDISRIVSGKLRLNVQLFSPQPAVEAAVEAVRPAAMAKSINIQMVVDPLAGPISGDPERLQQIVWNLVSNAIKFTPREGRVHVSLQRHHSSIHIAVADNGAGIPPDYLPRIFDTFTQVDASSSRKHGGLGLGLAIVRKLVELHGGTVSAHSDGLGRGASFTVVLPVAPLASLQAHIAMPQVAGHAEQTYRAMDPETFNLAGALVLLVEDDNDARNMLAAVLASAHAVVETAGSAEAALLLWEGMRPDMIVSDIGMPGMDGYAFISEVRRREKERGRPAIPAVALTAYARVHDRMRALTSGFQMHVAKPVEPAELLAVLSTLRAWREG; from the coding sequence ATGAGCTTGACCTCGGAAGGCCTGCTGGATCTGCACGACTTGTGCAACAACGCAACGGTAGCCATGTTCGTCATGGACCACCGTCAACAATGCGTATATATGAATCCGGCAGCGGTGGCATTGACAGGTTATACGCTTGCCGAGGTGCAAGGTGCGCCCCTGCATGATTTCGTCCACCATACGCGGCCCGACGGCAGTCCGTATCCGCTTGCCGAGTGCCCGATCGACCGGGCGGCGCCCGCCAACATGCAGGAACGCGGCGAGGAAGTCTTCGTCCACAAGAATGGCACGTTGTATCCCGTGACGTTTACGGCGAGCCCGATCCACCGGAACGGGCGGGTCGTCGGTACCGTCATCGAGGTACAGGATGCGCGCGTGGCGATTGCCCAGGAGCGGGAGAGGGAAGCGCTGCACCGCATCGGGCTGCTCATCTTGCAGGAACTCGACCATGAAAAGATCGTCCAGGCGGTGACGGATACGGCGACCGCGCTCACCGGCGCGCAATTCGGTGCGTTCTTCTACAACGTGCGCAACGAGGCAGGCGAGTCGTACACGCTGTACACGATTTCAGGCGTGCCGAGGGAGCATTTCGCCAGGTTCCCGCTGCCCCGCAACACCCACCTGTTCGGTTCCACGTTCCGCGGCGAAGGCACGATTCGCAGCGACGATATCCGCCTCGATCCACGCTACGGCAAGATGGCGCCATACCACGGCATGCCGGAAGGGCACCTTCCGGTCCGCTCCTACCTGGCCGTGCCGGTGAAGCTGGGCGATGGCGAGGTGATCGGCGGACTGTTCTTCGGCCACGCCGAGCCGGGCGTGTTCCGGGAAGAGCACGAAAGGCTCGTCGAGACGCTTGCGGCCCAGGCAGCGGTCGGCCTGAACAAGGCCTCGCTGTACCAGGAAGCGCTGTTTGCCAGGCGCCGGGCCGAGCAGGAAGCGGCGGAGAAGCACCGGCTCTACGAGGAAGCTGCGCGTGCGAACGAAGCCAAGGACCAGTTCCTGGCCACCGTGTCGCACGAATTGCGCACGCCGCTGACATCGATACTGGGCTGGGCGCACATGCTTACCTCCGGCAAGCTCGATGCCTCGATGACCCGGCGCGCCATCGAAACCATCGAGCGCAATGCGCGGGCCCAGGCGCAGATCGTCGAGGACTTGCTGGATATCTCGCGCATCGTCAGCGGCAAGCTGCGGCTGAACGTCCAGTTGTTTTCTCCACAGCCAGCCGTCGAGGCTGCCGTTGAAGCGGTGCGGCCCGCCGCGATGGCGAAGTCCATCAACATCCAGATGGTCGTCGATCCGCTGGCCGGCCCCATTTCGGGCGACCCGGAACGTCTCCAGCAGATCGTCTGGAACCTGGTATCGAACGCCATCAAGTTCACGCCCAGGGAAGGGCGCGTGCACGTGTCCCTGCAACGGCATCATTCCAGCATCCATATCGCGGTGGCCGACAACGGCGCCGGTATTCCGCCGGATTACCTGCCGCGCATCTTCGATACCTTCACCCAGGTCGATGCGTCGTCCAGCCGCAAGCATGGCGGTCTCGGCCTGGGACTCGCGATCGTGCGGAAACTGGTCGAACTGCACGGCGGCACCGTCAGCGCGCACAGCGACGGCCTGGGCCGGGGTGCTTCGTTCACGGTCGTGCTGCCGGTGGCCCCGCTGGCCAGCCTGCAGGCGCATATCGCCATGCCGCAGGTCGCCGGCCATGCCGAGCAGACCTACCGGGCCATGGACCCGGAGACGTTCAACCTGGCCGGAGCGCTCGTGCTGCTGGTCGAGGACGACAACGATGCCCGCAACATGCTGGCCGCCGTGCTTGCCAGCGCCCATGCTGTCGTCGAAACGGCCGGCAGCGCGGAAGCGGCCCTGTTGTTGTGGGAAGGGATGCGGCCCGACATGATCGTCAGCGATATCGGCATGCCGGGCATGGATGGTTACGCCTTCATCTCCGAAGTGCGCCGACGCGAGAAGGAACGGGGCCGGCCGGCCATCCCGGCGGTGGCGCTGACCGCCTATGCGCGCGTGCACGATCGCATGCGCGCCTTGACGAGCGGTTTCCAGATGCATGTGGCGAAGCCGGTCGAGCCCGCCGAACTGCTGGCGGTGCTCTCCACGTTGCGTGCCTGGCGCGAAGGATGA
- a CDS encoding ZIP family metal transporter: MPLARVLPVWRYALGAAICLGGALALLHEIVSGVRAFDASVHGALLGGATAALATALGTLPVLLSQNFSQRTYDGFLGFGAGVMLAATAFSLVIPSIAAARGQGAGSFEASAIAGGGILLGMGLVLLLDRLVRHQNLLEGVDTARSDSLKRAWLFVAAVAIHNLPEGLAIGVAYAGVDITKAHSLATGISIQDVPEGLVVALALRTVGYGRLFSCALGVASGLIEPVAAVGGAVLIEYARWMLPWGLALAAGAMLFVIAHDVIPEAHRNGHGRSASCSVVAGFILMMVLDTALA; the protein is encoded by the coding sequence ATGCCGCTGGCGCGCGTCCTCCCTGTCTGGCGCTATGCGCTCGGCGCCGCGATCTGCCTTGGCGGAGCGCTGGCGCTGTTGCATGAAATCGTCAGCGGCGTGCGGGCGTTCGACGCCAGCGTGCATGGCGCACTGCTGGGCGGCGCCACCGCCGCCCTGGCGACGGCACTCGGCACCTTGCCGGTGCTGCTGTCGCAGAATTTCTCGCAACGCACCTACGATGGTTTCCTCGGCTTCGGCGCCGGCGTGATGCTGGCCGCCACCGCGTTCTCGCTCGTGATTCCGTCCATCGCCGCGGCGCGCGGCCAGGGCGCCGGCTCGTTCGAAGCCAGCGCGATCGCCGGCGGCGGCATCCTGCTGGGCATGGGCCTGGTGCTGCTGCTGGACCGGCTGGTACGCCACCAGAATCTCCTCGAAGGCGTGGACACGGCGCGCAGCGATTCGCTCAAGCGTGCCTGGCTGTTCGTGGCCGCCGTGGCCATCCACAACCTGCCCGAAGGGCTGGCGATCGGTGTCGCCTATGCCGGCGTCGACATCACCAAGGCGCACAGCCTGGCCACCGGCATTTCCATCCAGGATGTGCCGGAAGGCCTGGTCGTGGCGCTGGCGCTGCGCACGGTCGGCTACGGCCGGCTGTTCTCCTGCGCCCTGGGCGTGGCGTCAGGCCTGATCGAGCCGGTGGCCGCCGTGGGCGGCGCCGTGCTGATCGAATACGCGCGGTGGATGCTGCCCTGGGGCCTGGCCCTGGCTGCCGGCGCGATGCTGTTCGTGATCGCCCACGACGTGATTCCCGAGGCGCACCGCAACGGCCATGGCAGGAGCGCGTCGTGCTCCGTGGTGGCCGGGTTCATCCTGATGATGGTGCTCGATACGGCGCTCGCGTAG
- a CDS encoding manganese catalase family protein: MFAHNKRLQYTVRVSEPNPGLANLMLEQFGGPQGELAAAMRYFTQAVAEDDPGRKDMLFDIATEELSHLEVIGNIVCMLNKGAKGRLAEAVDEEGEMYRRITGAGNDSHITQVLYGAGAPLTNSAGVPWTAAYIDSISEPTADLRSNIAAEARAKIVYERLIALTPDPGVREALGFLMTREIAHQKSFEKALYSIQPNFPPGKTAGRPEFASVYYNMSQGGPELNGPWNSGEKWQVVSDRDQQVGVDGGGGESSVTLSTEDAELLNQMARRTMSDPSADPLTGAELGMTADPGAIDSASAAGGKIPPTPDGSVPHATPGQTRH; this comes from the coding sequence ATGTTTGCACATAACAAGCGTTTGCAATACACCGTACGGGTCAGCGAACCGAATCCTGGCCTGGCGAACCTGATGCTGGAACAATTCGGCGGCCCGCAGGGCGAGCTCGCCGCGGCGATGCGCTACTTCACCCAGGCCGTTGCCGAGGACGATCCAGGCCGCAAGGACATGCTGTTCGATATCGCCACCGAGGAACTCAGCCACCTCGAAGTGATCGGTAACATCGTGTGCATGCTGAACAAGGGCGCCAAGGGCCGCCTGGCCGAGGCCGTCGACGAGGAAGGCGAAATGTATCGCCGCATCACCGGCGCGGGCAACGACAGCCACATCACGCAGGTGCTGTATGGCGCAGGAGCGCCGCTGACCAACTCGGCCGGCGTGCCGTGGACGGCCGCCTACATCGACTCGATCTCGGAACCGACCGCCGACCTGCGCTCGAACATCGCCGCCGAGGCGCGTGCCAAGATCGTCTACGAGCGCCTGATCGCGCTGACGCCCGACCCGGGCGTGCGCGAAGCGCTGGGCTTCCTGATGACGCGCGAGATCGCCCACCAGAAGTCGTTCGAGAAGGCGCTGTATTCGATCCAGCCGAACTTCCCTCCAGGGAAAACGGCCGGCCGTCCGGAATTCGCCAGCGTGTACTACAACATGTCGCAGGGCGGTCCTGAACTGAATGGTCCGTGGAACAGCGGAGAGAAGTGGCAGGTCGTCTCCGACCGCGACCAGCAGGTGGGCGTGGATGGCGGCGGCGGCGAATCGAGCGTTACCCTGTCGACCGAGGATGCCGAGCTGCTGAACCAGATGGCGCGCCGCACGATGTCCGACCCGAGCGCCGATCCGCTGACCGGCGCCGAACTGGGCATGACGGCCGATCCCGGTGCGATCGATTCCGCTTCGGCCGCCGGCGGCAAGATTCCGCCGACGCCGGACGGTTCCGTGCCGCACGCAACCCCTGGCCAGACCAGGCACTGA
- a CDS encoding chemotaxis protein CheB, with protein sequence MNQSPIFAADDAVVVGTSTGGVEALRGFVAGLPSHFPAAVLVTMHIGHYESILPSLLAGATRLPVRHARDGDVIEPGRILVAPPDQHLMVTRDRASPDYHCRVTLSRGARENHARPAIDPLFRSAAAAFGPRAIGVILTGMLDDGTAGLQAIKACGGRAIVQTPDEALAADMPESAIRNVEIDRVLRLADMGPALEQMVEESLAAARKVPRDVPEWVRLENRFVIEDGGMEQLSRMGTPSTFTCPECHGTLWELHGAAPKRFRCHTGHAFTERHLNAQQGEAVEESLWSAVRALQEKEKLLRQMADSAIAMGYAPTAAEYLEGAAAAQRDGEVLRRLLTAQDRTEQSA encoded by the coding sequence ATGAACCAGTCCCCCATCTTCGCCGCGGACGACGCGGTCGTCGTCGGCACCTCGACCGGGGGCGTCGAAGCCCTGCGTGGCTTCGTTGCCGGCCTGCCGTCGCATTTCCCGGCCGCCGTGCTGGTGACGATGCACATCGGGCACTACGAGAGCATCCTGCCTTCGCTGCTGGCCGGCGCCACGCGGCTGCCGGTGCGCCACGCGCGCGACGGCGACGTGATCGAGCCGGGCCGCATCCTGGTCGCGCCGCCCGACCAGCACCTGATGGTGACGCGCGATCGGGCCTCTCCCGATTATCACTGCCGCGTGACGCTGTCGCGCGGGGCCCGCGAGAACCACGCGCGCCCGGCCATCGATCCGTTGTTCCGCTCCGCCGCGGCCGCGTTCGGCCCGCGCGCGATCGGCGTGATCCTGACGGGCATGCTGGACGACGGCACGGCCGGCCTGCAGGCAATCAAGGCATGCGGCGGCAGGGCGATCGTGCAGACGCCCGACGAGGCCCTGGCGGCCGACATGCCGGAGAGCGCCATCCGCAACGTCGAGATCGACCGCGTGCTCCGGCTGGCCGACATGGGGCCGGCGCTGGAGCAGATGGTGGAGGAAAGCCTGGCCGCCGCGCGCAAGGTGCCGCGCGATGTGCCGGAATGGGTAAGGCTGGAAAACCGCTTTGTCATAGAGGATGGCGGCATGGAGCAACTGTCACGCATGGGAACGCCGTCGACGTTCACCTGTCCCGAATGTCATGGTACGCTGTGGGAATTGCACGGCGCGGCGCCGAAACGCTTCCGTTGCCACACGGGCCACGCGTTCACCGAGCGCCACCTGAACGCGCAGCAGGGCGAAGCCGTCGAGGAATCGCTGTGGTCGGCCGTGCGCGCCCTGCAGGAAAAGGAGAAGCTGTTGCGGCAGATGGCCGACAGCGCGATTGCCATGGGCTATGCGCCGACGGCGGCGGAATACCTGGAGGGAGCCGCCGCGGCCCAGCGCGACGGCGAGGTGCTGCGGCGGCTGTTGACGGCGCAGGACCGCACCGAGCAATCCGCCTGA